The sequence below is a genomic window from Penaeus monodon isolate SGIC_2016 chromosome 14, NSTDA_Pmon_1, whole genome shotgun sequence.
tctcacagtGAGGGGAGGGGCCTGTGTTCGAAATTACGGTGCTCATTTAACCTTCCTTTAACTAAAGAACAAAGCATTACCTAGCATTAAGTAATAATAGTTCAGGTAACTAAATTCTGCTAGTACTCCGTGGGGGTTAAGTTGCAATCCTAAGAGCGTGTTTTTGACGTTATCGTTAGAATGTAAATATGTTGCCCTTGCCACAcgacacacatgaatacacaaacacacacatacaatcacaaacacatatatacatacagagagagagagagagagagagagagagagagagagagagagagagagaggtggttgaTATAGAGGTTTACTTCAAAGACACGTTTCATTTTATGTTGCAATCTTTGACCTGTATTTTTTCCCCACGTTGATTTGAATGGAAGGGAATGCCAGCTTGTTTTATGATggatagtatttatttttttcctttctttagtaCTGTATATTGCATTGACATTAAACGATGACATGCATATTTCATTATCTCATctcttaaaatttcattttaacaCTTTGCAGTATTACGTTTCCCAATTACACACACTTTGATTTGTGTTACTTTCCAATTAACAGTGTTTTGATATCTaacaatcatgatcatcataaacaTTTCTTACTTATATTTTGCAGGTTGAATTTGCAATTTCAACTACCAACCGAAGAGAGCGTATAAATCACATTGTGAGAGAAAAGCAGCAAAGTTAGAGGTACCCTGtcatatttagatatttagaaaGAGGTGTGCCAGCATACCGACAACCAAGAACTGCTTCAGCCTACAAAGCTAGTTAGCATCGTCTAAAAGCAAGAAGaactagaaaataaaatatttagctAATCGGCATTGGATATTGCTAGCAAAAGGGACGCTGCAGCTCTCATTCTGGGCTTCTCTAACAGCACTCTTGTCCCAAAGCCTGCATCTGAAGCCTGAAGACTGCTGAGAAAACAAAACTCAGCCAGAGCCCCTccataatctgaaaaaaaaatcaaaacaatggaAAGTATAAAATGCTGAACAAGCTAGACATATTACGAGTAAAGTAGCATACCTCAGGAACCAATCGTTGCTCTACAATATCAGCTCTGGACCTGCGCTGATAAAGAAGCAAAATATATTCTGGAGATATTTGTCGCAAAAAGATTACCTGTCGCTAAATGGTCCACTTGGCCTATGGGTGTCAGACAAAGGCAAACTAAGgacgacaaaaaacaaacaaacaaacaaacaaacaaacaaaaaaaacacatagccTGTAATTAAAAAAGAGAATCATGCAGGATTATACAGTAAACTGTTGGATGAATGTGTGAAGCAATAGCAGGGTTTACAAGGGTTCAcctccaaataaacaaaaaactagcTGCTTCAAGCAAGAAAAATCCCGTGGCTGCATTTACCATAGActtctaatattataatagttttttttagccATCAAGCTGTATTTTCCACTAATGAGCAACACTGAGGTACAGAAGATCAGCGTCTGATCCTCAGCCCCATATTACTTAGCTAAATTAACGACCACATGTACTCCAAGACAGTATTCTTCGAATGTACAGTCTACTTATATAATGCGATAAACAAGAGTATCCTACCAGTTGAACTTACCATCAAAACTCACATATTTGAGGGCAGCTatagcttataaaaaaaaattcaggaatactgagagagagagagagagagagagagagagagagagagagagagagagagagagagagagagagagagagagagagagagagagagaggagtgagacggaaagatagacagatagattggagAAAAAAGAGCGATACTATTAGTTCAGGcactttacatttattatttctatattcagTTTTTAAATGAAAACTGTCGGTGATTAGGTAAAGAGCTACATAGTGGTAGAAAAGTATATGcatctctatagatatatcttcgtataaataaacataacagagttaataaatcataatgattatatatatatatatatatatatatatatatatatatatatatatatatatatatatataattgtatatacatatatatatatatatatatatatatatatatatatatatatatatatatatatatttatatatatatatagacattatagacacatatatagacacatatagacacatatgtgtgtgtgtgtgtgtgtgtgtgtgtgtgtgtgtgtgtgtgtgtgtgtgtgtgtgtgtgtgtgtgtgtgtgtctatatatgtatatatatacatatatatatatatatatatatatatatatatatatatatatatatatatacatatatatatacacacatgtgtatgtgcacacacacacacacacaaacacacacacacacacacacacacacacacacacagtgtatacacacacacccacccacccacacacacacacacacacacacaccacacacacacacacacacacacacacacacacacacacatatatatatatatatatatatatatatatatatatatatatatatatatatatatatttgaagcaCCTGAATTCATATGTGCAAACTGAGTAAATAATGCATTTGTGTACAGACAACATATTCTAATCCGTTGTTTATAATTTTCTTGTATATGCTGACAAAACTATGTACGTTTTCTTCATCTGCCAATCTATAAGTCTAACTCTATCTGCAACTGGAACAGAAGATAATGGAAGGAAATAAAGACTAGATATATAGCATTTTCCAAGACGTCAGAAGGAAGCTCATATTCCGTGTGCCTATATGAGACAAAGAAAGCTTATATTGCTCTGATTAAAAACACTATGTGGAATTATCATCACAGAACAAAGAGCTGTGAGtccaagaatataaaaaaacttcCTGTTCGCAATTTTCTCTATGGGCTTTCGGTCAAGGCCACTTCCCAAACGCCGAATGACGGTGCAGAGGGAGTGAAAGGCGTCGGGCGGAGCGGAAGAGCCTGACGCCGCACGGTATATAAGCGCCTAGTCCCCGTGCTCTTCATTCAGTTCGACTCCATCTCTCAACAAAAATGATATCGGTAAAACAGTGTGTCTAAGTCATGTGAGATTCTTATGAATTTATTAGTGCCGCGTAAATAATTAGCTTAacaaatattttgttttcctcctcttcagAAGTTAGTGCTCTGTGGTGTGATTGCCGCCGTGGCATCACTGCCCCAAAGCCCGTCTACCTCCTACGGGACTCCTAATGTGGGATCTGGAGGAGGAGGCTTCGGTGGCAGCGGGTTTGGAGGTTCCTCGGGAAGTGGAGGTTTCGGAGGAGATGGAAGTGGCTTCGGAGGAGCAAGCAGTGGTTTCGGAGGAGCTGGTACTGGCTTCGGAGGAGGAGCAGGCCTTGGAGGAGGGGCTGGCAGTGGTTTTGGAGGAGCTGGTGCTGGTTTTGGTGGAGGAGCAGGCCTTGGAGGAGGAGCTGGCAGTTTTGGAGGAGCAGGAAGCGAATTCGGGGGATCATTAGGAGGAGGGTCATCTGGAGCAGGATACACAGGGTCCTCAGGAGGAAGACGTGCTGGAGCCTCCTCTCATCGTGGTTCATCTGCAGTCGGATTTAGAGACTCAGTAGGAGCTTCAAGAGGCTCTAGTGGTGCTTTTGGAGGCTCTTCAGGAACTAGCTTCGGGGGTTCATCCCTTGATGGATTTAGAGGTTCATCAGCAGGATCTAGAGGATCATCTGGAGTAGGCTTTGGAGGCTCATCTGCAGGAGGATTCGGAGGCAGCGGCGCTGGAGGCGCTGGAGCTGGAAGGTACAGCGGATCCTCCGGGCCTGTGATTCCCATCCTCAGGGACGATCGTCAGGGACCCGATGAGTTCGGAAACTACAACTTCAACTTCGAAACTGGCAATGGCATCAGTCGACAGGAACAGGGTGCCCCTCAGGGACCAACTGGCGCCGTGGCCTCTCAGGGAGCATGGTCGTAAGTAGCCACATTTCAAAGTTACTCAAAAGCGAAAAGTATCATGTATCCAGATCTATAAACAAAGCTTTACAAGCCATTTCTTTAATTATAACGAACTGTTTCCAGGTTTACTTTCCCTGACGGCACTCCAGCTAACTTCAATTTCGTTGCTGACGAGAACGGTTACCGTGTGGAGTCCGACCTGCtgcccaccccacctcccctccccccgcacgcCATCGCCCAGATCGAAAAGGCTCGTCTGGAGGATGCCGCCGCCGCTGCTTCCGGTGGGCGAGGTGGTTACAGTGGCCAGTCTGGTTCCGGTTCCGGACAGTTCTCGGGAGCTGGCCAATCAGGCTTTGGTTCCGGTCAGTTCTCAAGCACTGGTCAAAGCGGCTTTGGTTCAGGGCAGTTCTCAGGATCTGGCCAGTCAGGCTTTGGTTCTGGTCAGTTCTCAGGTGCCAGTCAATCAGATTTTGGCTCTAGCCAATTTTCAGGCTCTGGCCAGTCAGGCATTGGATCGGGACAGTTTTCAGGTGTTGGCCAGTCAGGTTTTGGCTCTGGCCAGTTTTCAGGTGCTGGTTCATCTCAAACACCAACCAGGTCTTATGGCTATCCATAAGAATGATTAATCATAGGACCGGCTAAGCACTTATTACCTGAACTCTACATGACAAGAATGATATCGCCaagaatagttatatatagataatgatatgttGTTACCTGAAGAatacatttaattattaaatatcaaTTATTAAATATAGACTTGtgtttcattattactttcaatTGTATTTTGTTGTCTAAAAACACATATTAACTTAGCACTTATTAACTTgggaaatagaatgaaaatagAGATAAACTGCTGTAATATTCTATATGCAATGATGTTTTCATACAATAATATTCCATTTAAGTAGAAACTAAAAACTATGCCACTAATAGTAAGTAAAACATGCCATGACATGAGGCCACTGAATGAAAGTATGCTTACAGGGGAGAAAGCAAAAAATGCAActcaggaaaaagggaaataaagatgtACATGTCATCTGCAAGCTTGAAATTCTGATATGCCAGCTGATGAGTTATGTCACATAAAGATCAGTTGCTCTAATGTGAAACCCGTAGCACACTGAACCCAAAGTATTCTTACACAGGTAGAACCACTCCATCTTAATTAAAATCTTACTCATCTTTATTcattgtatatatgaaatatttatttttatttatttatttaattttttttgtatatatacatttttttttttcgttgttcttaCTGAACCATTTTCTAATGACTAATGATGCCATTGCATTTAGCCAATGAGAGCATGCCGTTAGATGGGAAAAAGTCAATTTAATTTTCGTGTTCCAATAGGCTatatggaagtggagctacctggatATATGTACCTTGCAGAACCAAAAATACAGACAAGCACTAGTTACTGTTCAACAGAGAACACCTTCATACttgcacaaatgtatatatatatatatatatatatatatatatatatatatatgtgtgtgtgtgtgtgtgtgtgtgtgtgtgtgtgtgtgtgtgtgtgtgtgtttgtgtgtttagtatatatatatgaataaataatatatatgtatatatcattatcatgaaacggaatgatgaCTGGGCTGGTTAGCTGTGGCATCCCaattcatatttgggatgtggtcagaaGCCATAAAACAAGCAAAGTAAAGACTCCTAAGTTATTTCTTTGTTCGCATTTctatctaactaggaatgctatctatgccgtttgttcagtaggactaaacttccgccagacacattctgcatctgccgtgaactaccagttgcactgataaacgccttttacagaaaccactgccctgctgctagCAGCTTCTCTATAATCCTATCACAGggagctcatatatatatatatatatatatatatatatatatatatatatatatatatatatatatatatatatacccttaaatcccagggtgcagtttacCGTCCTgtccaggacacacacacacacacacacacacacacacacaccacacacacacacacacacacacacacacatatatatatatatatatatatatatatatatatatatatatatatatatatatatgtatatatgtaagcttacataaacacacacacacacacacacacacacatttatatatatatatatatatatatatatatatatatatatatatatatatgtgtgtgtgtgtgtgtgtgtgtgtgtgtgtgtgtgtgtgtgtgtgtgtgtgtaagtatacacatatacatatatatatgcatacacacacatatatatatatatatatatatatatatatatatatatatatatatatatatatatatatatatatatatatatatatatatatacatatatatatgtatatataaaagtgtatatacatacatatatgtatgtatgaatatgtatacacgcacacacacacacacacacacacacacacacacacaacacacacacacacacacacatatatatatatatagtatatatatatatatatatatatatatatatatatatattaacacacacacacacactcacacacacacacacacatcacacacacacacacacacacacacacacacacacacacacacacacacatacacacacacacacacacacacacacacacacacacacacatatatatatatatatttatatatatatacgtatatatatatatatatatatatatatatatatatatatatatatatatatatatatatgtcaaggccgcggtggccgaatggttagagcgtcggactcaagactgtcaacgacggcaatctgaattcgagggttcgagtcaccgaccgccgcgttttccttgggcaaggaacttcacctgattgcctactagccactgggtggcaagccagcccaagtcagtgctggtcccaagcccgataaaatagagagaatgattacctaaaagtaccacggcactctccgtggaaaggactggggaccctaccacgtactcactccaagagcatcacaacataaaaaaaaaaaaaaaaaaaactacaattatcatgctgtgaccacggcggctcaacatgaacctaccgttaaagaatatatatatatatatatataataataaaatatatatatgtgtatgtattatatgatatagttatgtattattattatatatatatatatatatatatatatatatatatatatcataaatataatcattattaatatatttataacatacactatatatatataatatgtatatataatatgtatattatttataaacttatatatataaatattatgttatattattatattttataatatttatatatacatatgtatatatatatatgtatacacacacacacacacacaaacgcgcgcacacatggatatatatttatctatgatacgtaacataaaaaaataaactatggcaaaataataaaaaactgctACCAAACACTGATTATTGAATGAAGTATAAAGATGTAATGTTATCATGTATAATAATGCATAAGGTAATATAAACGAGCgagtgcatatatgcatgctgAAATAAAAAGACTCAGTCGAAGCGGGTGACATATATCGTGAGTCTCCATGTAGAGCAAGCAGACAGATCTCCTGCTAAGAAGAAATCGTGTCATAACTgttgcataataatttttttctgtagaaTTTCTTCAAATATTTCTAATGCAGTTATTGGCTAATAATCAGGTTGACCATGATTATGTTTTCAAAATCCCGCTCTTCATGTGAGTGAAACAACGAGTATATCTTattaatggagggggggggggagactaaaaTAGGCAGAATAGAAGAACATTTAGTTTTCGATTCAGTGTAAATTTCAGAGAGTCGGTGTTcgaaaaaaatatgattgatGCAGGTCATATCTCGAGATTTGAATAAATGACTATTTCAGAAATGGTTAACATTTAAGATGATTTCAACAATACAAAGGTTTTCTTTAGTCTTAAATTCACTAAATATTGGCGTGAAAAGCTGTGAGAGCAAAGAAAAGCCAATGGGTTTACGTATGTATCAATCATTTTTTCTCATGTGCACATTTTCGATAATCTTTTAAGGTTATCCAGCATTTCCTGTCGTGCACATTGCGTTGTTTACCTTGCCTTACCTTATGGAATGACTGAGTTTCAGGGTCATGCACAGTtggtatatttgtaaataaattgaATGAAAGCTTTCGCAAACCCCATACAATTAGCATTGCCGTTAGACACGGTAAACGAGATTCTTAGTTAAGTGCTGAGAGATATGAGTCAGTTCAGAAGTGGATGAAAGACCCTCCTGTTCCTGTTTCCCTGAGTTCCGTCCGTCAAGGTCATTTCCCAAACGCTGAATGACGACGCAGTGAGAGTGAAAGGCGTTGGGATGGAACATGGTATATAAGCGTCTTGTTCTTGTGCTCTTCATTCAGTTCGACTCCATCTTCCAACGTCATGATTTCGGTAAAACGGTGTGCCTAAATCACGTGAAAATAGGTGTCGCGAAAAGATGTATTAATTAACTTGACCgaagttttctctttctctttcccagaAATTAGTGCTCTGTGGCGCGATCGCCGCCGTGGCGTCACTGCCCCAAAGCCCGTCTACCTCCTACGGGACTCCTAATGGTGGGAGGCTTCGGTGGCAGCGGGTTTGGAGGTTCCTCGGGAAGTGGAGGTTTCGGAGGAGCTGGTACTGGCTTCGGAGGAGGAGCAGGCCTTGGAGGAGGGGCTGGCAGTGGTTTTGGAGGATCAGGCAGCGGGTTCGGTGGCTCATCCCGTGGCTCATCAGGAGGATTTAGAGGTTCATCAGCAGGATCTAGAGGATCATCTGGAGTAGGCTTTGGAGGCTCATCTGCAGGAGGATTCGGAGGCAGCGGCGCTGGAGGCGCTGGAGCTGGAAGGTACAGCGGATCCTCCGGGCCTGTGATTCCCATCCTCAGGGACGATCGTCAGGGACCCGATGAGTTCGGAAACTACAACTTCAACTTCGAAACTGGCAATGGCATCAGTCGACAGGAACAGGGTGCCCCTCAGGGACCAACTGGCGCCGTGGCCTCTCAGGGAGCATGGTCGTAAGTAGCCACATTTCAAAGTTACTCAAAAGCGAAAAGTATCATGTATCCAGATCTATAAACAAAGCTTTACAAGCCATTTCTTTAATCATAACGAACTGTTTCCAGGTTTACTTTCCCTGACGGCACTCCAGCTAACTTCAATTTCGTTGCTGACGAGAACGGTTACCGTGTGGAGTCCGACCTGctgcccaccccccctcccctccccccgcacgcCATCGCCCAGATCGAAAAGGCTCGTCTGGAGGATGCCGCCGCTGCTGCTTCCGGTGGACGAGGTGGTTACAGTGGCCAGTCTGGTTCCGGTTCCGGACAGTTCTCGGGAGCTGGCCAATCAGGATTTGGCTCCGGTCAGTTCTCTGGTGCTGGCCAATCAGGCTTTGGTTCCGGTCAGTTCTCAGGTGCTGGCCGACCAGGTTCTGGCCAATCAGGCTTTGGTTCAGGCCAGCAGTTCACAGGCGCTGGCTCCTCCCAAGCTCCAAGCAGGTCATATGGGTACCCATAAGAATACTTAACTATGCTGTAATAATCCTATACGTGAACTTTACAAATGTTATTCAACTGACGACTGATGCGAGTCCTGGAAGATATTTTATGGTGCCACGTTGTTACCTGAACAGTAcgcttattaatattatgataataaacttGAATGTcacgtgtatattttattattcaccGGCCTTGTATTACATGCACACaaaagaagacaataaaaaagacaataaaaagaacacTATCCTTACGAAACATGTTTTGCTGTGTGGCGAATCCGAAGCTTgcattaaatagttttttttccgcAATTAACATCAGTAAGTTTTTCATCCGCCACACTCTacctatataatgtgtgtgtgcgtgtgtgtgtgtgtaatatatgtgtgttatatatatatatatatatatatatatatatatatatatatataatatgtatatatatatacatttttttttcttcttcttcttcttagcggtagtttcatgtttgagccgccgtggtcacatcatgatacttaattgtagtttcatgttgtgatgctcttggagtgagtacgtggtagggttcccagttcctttccacggagagtgccggtgtttatcttctgggtaatcattctctctatttatccgggcttgggaccagcactgacttgggctggcttggccacccagtggctaggtaggcaatcgaggtgaagttccttgcccaagggaacaacgcgccggccggtgactcgaaccttcgaactcagattgccgtcgcgacagtcttgagtccgatgctctaaccactcggccaccgcggcctatatatatatatatatatatatatataacatatatatatataatattatattacgaatatataaactacattatataaatatatatatatatatatatatatatatatatatgtgtgtgtgtgtgtgtgtgtgtgtgtgtgtgtgtgtgtgtgtgtgtgtgtgtgtgtgtgtaaatatatataattgctaatatatatatatatatatatatatatatatatatatatatatattatatatttgatatatctataatatgtattaatatatacatctattatatataatataaattatatatatatatatattaatatatattatatatatatattatatatatatatatatatatatatatatatatatatatatgatatatatatatatatatataatatatatatatatatatatatatattcatacacacatacagacacagacatgcatacatacacacacacacacacacacacacacacacacacaaaaaacacacacatatatatatatatatatatatatatatatatatatatatatatatatatttattatgtgtgtgtgtgtgtgtgtgtctagatagatagatagatagatagacacacacacacacatacatacatacatgcatatatataaatatatatatatatatatatatatatatatatattatatatatatgtattatatatatatatatatatatatatatatattttatatttatatatattatatatatatatatatatatattatatatatatatatatatatatatatataattttacagtaCGCTTATTAACATATTAAACATGAGTTTCATACGAAAATTGCATTTATCATCCACCCTAGATTTACTTATTCATAAGAGTCAAAAAAAGCAAGGTGAAGAATCATCGATACAACGGAAGAAAGTTCATAAGAAAATCCATTTGCCTTCGGCTGGATTGCGGTTTCTACTGCGCTGActtacaaacacactcatacatataaatCCAAAATTGTTAGATATGTTTTGATCTTTTTTATATAGGTCTCCTTGAAAGAAAGGGGTAGGGATTCAGAATTCAAATTTCATAAGGTCTAAAATATCCGGATTTTATTTATAACGAATATGACGCGATGAATTATGAGGCCTTCTTTAATTGTTATTagcttcctctccatcttttttcaAACAGAATAACACCTCCAAAGGTACTTGAACACACagcatattatacatgtgtgtgcgtgtgtgtgtgtgtgtgtgtgtgtgtgtgtgtgtgtgtgtgtgtgtttg
It includes:
- the LOC119580947 gene encoding glycine-rich cell wall structural protein-like isoform X2; translation: MISKLVLCGVIAAVASLPQSPSTSYGTPNVGSGGGGFGGSGFGGSSGSGGFGGDGSGFGGASSGFGGAGTGFGGGAGLGGGAGSGFGGAGAGFGGGAGLGGGAGSGFGGAGTGFGGGAGLGGGAGSGFGGSGSGFGGSSRGSSGGFRGSSAGSRGSSGVGFGGSSAGGFGGSGAGGAGAGRYSGSSGPVIPILRDDRQGPDEFGNYNFNFETGNGISRQEQGAPQGPTGAVASQGAWSFTFPDGTPANFNFVADENGYRVESDLLPTPPPLPPHAIAQIEKARLEDAAAAASGGRGGYSGQSGSGSGQFSGAGQSGFGSGQFSGAGQSGFGSGQFSGAGRPGSGQSGFGSGQQFTGAGSSQAPSRSYGYP
- the LOC119580947 gene encoding keratin, type I cytoskeletal 9-like isoform X1, translating into MISKLVLCGVIAAVASLPQSPSTSYGTPNVGSGGGGFGGSGFGGSSGSGGFGGDGSGFGGASSGFGGAGTGFGGGAGLGGGAGSGFGGAGAGFGGGAGLGGGAGSFGGAGSEFGGSLGGGSSGAGYTGSSGGRRAGASSHRGSSAVGFRDSVGASRGSSGAFGGSSGTSFGGSSLDGFRGSSAGSRGSSGVGFGGSSAGGFGGSGAGGAGAGRYSGSSGPVIPILRDDRQGPDEFGNYNFNFETGNGISRQEQGAPQGPTGAVASQGAWSFTFPDGTPANFNFVADENGYRVESDLLPTPPPLPPHAIAQIEKARLEDAAAAASGGRGGYSGQSGSGSGQFSGAGQSGFGSGQFSSTGQSGFGSGQFSGSGQSGFGSGQFSGASQSDFGSSQFSGSGQSGIGSGQFSGVGQSGFGSGQFSGAGSSQTPTRSYGYP